One Nonomuraea angiospora DNA segment encodes these proteins:
- a CDS encoding carbohydrate ABC transporter permease, with the protein MPLSPSVRRRPGWFDAKRRPQAIAGLVMVAPFLAVFLVFQLGPILASMAMSFTDMTSRDLRSPFAVDFVGLANVQALFADPRFVKSLVNTGVFVLAATPLTIACALVLAVALNNGITRLKGFFRTALYVPVVTSTVAVAVVWKFIFADEGVVNSVLSIFGIDGPNYLQDSFWAMPVVILLGVWRMTGLIMVLFLAGLQGIPSPLYEAATVDGAGTWRKFISITVPMLMPILLLAGVILSVAFVQVFEEPFVLTRGGPLDATSTASLYVYDLFGFGKYGVASAASYVLFVAIAILALIQFRIFRRRT; encoded by the coding sequence ATGCCCCTGTCCCCGAGTGTCCGGCGCCGGCCCGGCTGGTTCGACGCCAAGCGCCGGCCCCAGGCCATCGCCGGCCTGGTCATGGTCGCGCCCTTCCTGGCCGTGTTCCTCGTGTTCCAGCTCGGCCCGATCCTCGCGTCGATGGCGATGAGCTTCACCGACATGACCAGCCGCGACCTTCGCTCGCCCTTCGCCGTCGACTTCGTCGGGCTCGCCAACGTCCAGGCCCTGTTCGCCGACCCGAGATTCGTCAAGTCGCTGGTGAACACCGGCGTGTTCGTCCTCGCGGCCACTCCCCTCACGATCGCCTGCGCCCTCGTGCTCGCCGTCGCCCTCAATAACGGCATCACCCGGCTCAAGGGCTTCTTCCGGACGGCACTGTACGTGCCGGTCGTCACCTCGACGGTCGCGGTGGCCGTCGTGTGGAAGTTCATCTTCGCCGACGAGGGGGTCGTCAACTCCGTCCTGTCGATCTTCGGCATCGACGGCCCCAACTACCTGCAGGACTCGTTCTGGGCGATGCCCGTCGTGATCCTGCTCGGCGTGTGGCGGATGACCGGCCTGATCATGGTGCTCTTCCTCGCCGGGTTGCAGGGGATCCCGTCCCCGCTCTACGAGGCGGCGACCGTCGACGGCGCGGGAACGTGGCGGAAGTTCATCTCGATCACCGTGCCGATGCTCATGCCGATCCTCCTGCTGGCCGGCGTGATCCTCAGTGTCGCCTTCGTGCAGGTCTTCGAGGAGCCGTTCGTGCTCACCCGGGGCGGCCCGCTCGACGCCACGTCGACGGCCTCGCTGTACGTGTACGACCTGTTCGGGTTCGGGAAGTACGGGGTCGCCTCGGCGGCGAGCTACGTCCTCTTCGTGGCGATCGCGATCCTTGCGCTGATCCAGTTCCGCATCTTCCGGAGGCGCACATGA
- a CDS encoding extracellular solute-binding protein, whose protein sequence is MKIRRRAPRAIALALAPLFALATGCGRPADVGGQGSAPTTVDSSPATGKIQVWAFANEGEALEAIATDFEAANPGTDVVITPVPNAELPRKVDTAVATGNVPDIVQPSTALPTLVSTGGLAPVPAGVMDDAQFFPGAVEAGTVNGTRYAVPWYVTVQGLYYRTDLVKAAGVKPPATWGDVLGFGKALKSRGVKVGYAAPFTPEDSWQLLLPLIYQEGGSVLKGDAFTFDTPQVITAFTTYQKLFTSGAATTDYAPTQPGETETDVVKGDVGAATSGSFFYGYLRQTAKANGTDPDLIGVAALPAGSDNNDSYLGGSGLSVFKEAPNAAGAWKFIRYLTQPKVQAKFYTTAGVLPAATAAWQNEPLSADPALTTFRKALQTARATPPIVTWTEIRKAMSEYGEQLARGKITPEQAATQLQQRAASIGIG, encoded by the coding sequence ATGAAGATCCGCCGGCGCGCGCCCCGCGCCATCGCCCTCGCCCTCGCCCCCCTGTTCGCCCTCGCCACCGGCTGCGGTCGCCCGGCCGACGTCGGCGGCCAGGGGTCCGCGCCGACGACCGTCGACAGCTCACCGGCCACGGGGAAGATCCAGGTGTGGGCCTTCGCCAACGAAGGGGAGGCGCTCGAGGCGATCGCCACCGACTTCGAGGCGGCGAACCCCGGCACGGACGTCGTCATCACGCCCGTGCCGAACGCGGAGCTGCCCCGCAAGGTGGACACCGCGGTCGCCACCGGCAACGTCCCCGACATCGTGCAGCCCAGCACGGCGCTGCCCACGCTGGTGTCGACGGGAGGGCTCGCGCCCGTCCCCGCGGGCGTCATGGACGACGCCCAGTTCTTCCCGGGCGCCGTCGAGGCCGGCACCGTCAACGGCACCCGCTACGCCGTGCCGTGGTACGTCACGGTGCAAGGTCTGTACTACCGCACCGACCTCGTCAAGGCCGCGGGCGTCAAGCCGCCGGCGACCTGGGGCGACGTCCTCGGCTTCGGCAAGGCGCTCAAGTCGCGGGGCGTCAAGGTCGGCTACGCGGCGCCGTTCACGCCCGAGGACTCGTGGCAGCTCCTGCTGCCGCTGATCTACCAGGAGGGCGGTTCGGTCCTGAAGGGCGACGCGTTCACCTTCGACACCCCCCAGGTGATCACGGCGTTCACGACGTACCAGAAGCTCTTCACCTCGGGGGCGGCGACGACCGACTACGCCCCGACCCAGCCGGGCGAGACCGAGACCGACGTCGTCAAGGGAGACGTCGGCGCGGCCACCTCCGGCTCGTTCTTCTACGGCTACCTACGCCAGACCGCCAAGGCCAACGGGACGGACCCGGACCTCATCGGCGTGGCCGCGCTCCCCGCCGGCTCGGACAACAACGACTCCTACCTCGGCGGGTCGGGACTGTCGGTGTTCAAGGAGGCGCCGAACGCGGCCGGCGCCTGGAAGTTCATCCGCTACCTCACGCAGCCGAAGGTCCAGGCCAAGTTCTACACGACAGCCGGCGTCCTGCCGGCCGCCACGGCCGCCTGGCAGAACGAGCCGTTGTCCGCCGACCCGGCGCTCACGACCTTCCGCAAGGCCCTCCAGACGGCGCGCGCGACACCGCCGATCGTCACCTGGACCGAGATCCGCAAGGCCATGTCCGAGTACGGCGAGCAGCTCGCACGCGGGAAGATCACCCCGGAGCAGGCCGCCACGCAGCTCCAGCAGCGGGCCGCGTCGATCGGGATCGGCTGA
- a CDS encoding carbohydrate ABC transporter permease, translating to MTPHTTTPQGGRIARAASIYGFLALAALVTLFPLIWTIIGSFKPGIEVLLPTIFPRDPTLENYANLLGGQDFYRYFFNSVVIALCSIAGNVLLCSMVGYALAKLDFPGKRLVLAAVLITIMVPGVVMFVPLFITVNGLGLANNYGGMIVPFLVGAGGVFLLRQFLLDIPDELLEAARIDGAGEFRIFFRIVLPLCGPALATIGILTFMSSWNNLLWPLVVAQSKDLYTLPVALAFLSQGDGTINYGGMLAGSVLTIMPIVLVFLFLQRYFISGIATTGIK from the coding sequence ATGACCCCGCACACGACCACCCCGCAGGGCGGGCGGATCGCGCGCGCCGCCTCGATCTACGGGTTCCTCGCCCTGGCGGCGCTGGTGACGCTCTTCCCGCTGATCTGGACCATCATCGGCTCTTTCAAGCCGGGCATCGAGGTGCTGCTGCCGACGATCTTCCCGAGAGACCCGACGCTCGAGAACTACGCCAACCTGCTCGGCGGCCAGGACTTCTACCGCTACTTCTTCAACAGCGTCGTGATCGCCCTGTGCAGCATCGCCGGCAACGTCCTGCTCTGCTCGATGGTCGGCTACGCGCTCGCCAAGCTGGACTTCCCCGGGAAGCGCCTCGTGCTGGCGGCGGTGCTCATCACGATCATGGTGCCGGGCGTGGTGATGTTCGTGCCGCTGTTCATCACCGTCAACGGCCTCGGCCTCGCCAACAACTACGGGGGGATGATCGTACCGTTCCTGGTCGGGGCGGGCGGGGTCTTCCTCCTCCGGCAGTTCCTCCTCGACATCCCCGACGAGCTGCTGGAAGCCGCGCGCATCGACGGCGCCGGGGAGTTCCGGATCTTCTTCCGCATCGTGCTGCCGCTCTGCGGACCGGCCCTGGCCACGATCGGGATCCTGACCTTCATGTCCAGCTGGAACAACCTGCTCTGGCCGCTGGTCGTCGCACAGTCCAAGGACCTCTACACGCTCCCCGTCGCGCTCGCCTTCCTCTCCCAAGGCGACGGCACGATCAACTACGGGGGCATGCTCGCCGGATCCGTGCTGACGATCATGCCGATCGTGCTGGTCTTCCTGTTCCTCCAGAGGTACTTCATCTCAGGCATCGCAACGACGGGAATCAAATGA
- a CDS encoding GntR family transcriptional regulator, with amino-acid sequence MTVPPEFALGPASITDALYESVRRRIINEELGPGEKVTEARLSTEYGVARPTAKACVERLVVVGLLQRSTHKSAVVPTLGTSDIEDLFTSRIAIESASVQILAAGGKVPAEAEQAQGDIELATERGSYEHIVAADIAYHRSLVAGTGSRRLVRMYELIVGEIELTMGRYSAHKATSRASIPEEHAAILDAIRSGDPDAAVERSRAHLVAARQRLLAHVSND; translated from the coding sequence GTGACCGTCCCGCCGGAATTCGCGTTGGGTCCCGCTTCGATCACGGACGCCCTGTACGAGTCGGTGCGCCGGCGGATCATCAACGAAGAGCTCGGCCCCGGCGAGAAGGTGACCGAGGCGCGGCTGTCCACCGAATACGGTGTCGCCCGTCCCACCGCCAAGGCGTGCGTCGAGCGCCTGGTCGTGGTGGGGCTGCTCCAGCGCTCCACGCACAAGTCGGCGGTCGTGCCGACGCTCGGCACCTCCGACATCGAGGACCTCTTCACCAGCCGCATAGCGATCGAGAGCGCCTCCGTGCAGATCCTCGCCGCCGGCGGGAAGGTCCCGGCGGAGGCCGAGCAGGCCCAGGGCGACATCGAGCTGGCCACCGAACGCGGCTCGTACGAGCACATCGTGGCGGCCGACATCGCCTACCACCGGTCGCTGGTCGCGGGGACGGGCAGCCGCCGGCTGGTCCGCATGTACGAGCTGATCGTCGGCGAGATCGAGCTGACCATGGGCCGATACTCGGCGCACAAGGCGACCTCCCGGGCCTCGATCCCGGAGGAGCACGCCGCGATCCTCGACGCGATCCGGTCCGGCGACCCCGACGCCGCCGTCGAGCGGTCGCGCGCGCACCTCGTCGCCGCGCGGCAGCGCCTGCTCGCGCATGTCTCGAACGACTGA